From Scylla paramamosain isolate STU-SP2022 unplaced genomic scaffold, ASM3559412v1 Contig3, whole genome shotgun sequence, a single genomic window includes:
- the LOC135096250 gene encoding gastrula zinc finger protein XlCGF8.2DB-like — protein MEDVTPGSSSSSRNSWEQQATPGVRTYTCDHCDKVCSTKAAIARHVLSHAGKTRLRGRTGPTEHTATHTGGRNHKCDHCGKTFARKSHLASHILTHTGERKFQCLECGKRFTQKGDLNKHILTHTGERKFQCLECGKRFTQKGSLDTHILTHTGERKFQCLECGKRFIHKGNLNKHILTHTGERKFQCMECGKRFIHKCALDKHILTHTGERKFQCLECGKRFTWKRSLDLHILTHTGERKFQCLECGKRFTQKGTNSRGEGNSRRPEESPRIHW, from the exons ATGGAGGATGTGAcgccaggcagcagcagcagcagcaggaacagctgGGAGCAGCAGGCGACCCCAGGCGTGAGGACCTACACTTGTGACCACTGCGACAAAGTGTGCTCCACCAAGGCTGCCATTGCCAGACACGTCCTCTCCCATGCCGGCAAGACAAGGCTGAGAGGCAGGACTGGCCCCACTGAACACACTGCCACCCACACTGGCGGCAGGAACCACAAGTGTGACCACTGCGGGAAGACATTTGCCCGGAAGAGTCATCTTGcatcacacatcctcacccacactggggagagaaagttccagtgtctggagtgtgggaaaagattcaCCCAGAAAGGTGATCTTAacaaacacatcctcacccacactggggagagaaagttccagtgcctggagtgtgggaaaagatttacccagaagggttcccttgacacacacatcctcacccacactggggagagaaagttccagtgcctggagtgtggaaAAAGATTTATTCATAAAGGTAATCTTAacaaacacatcctcacccacactggggagagaaagttccagtgcatggagtgtgggaaaagatttattcATAAATGTGCTCTTGacaaacacatcctcacccacactggggagagaaagttccagtgcctggagtgtgggaaaagatttacctgGAAGCGCTCTCTTGACttacacatcctcacccacactggggagagaaagttccagtgcctggagtgtgggaaaagatttacccagaaag GTACAAACAGCCGCGGCGAAGGGAACAGTCGCCGTCCTGAAGAGAGCCCTCGGATACACTGGTAA
- the LOC135096348 gene encoding gastrula zinc finger protein XlCGF57.1-like isoform X1 produces the protein MLFVSLFFFFFFPSTGVADPKPWLRSEPVPPVPSRSRSRGSVRVVLWSVVRSRRVCGRLRLCLSWPGSPVATWRTGGASLASPEGVQQWRDGKTPPASPFCPRAPRVSGRQVLPSILPQSPSGARSASSEGTPSVHPRRSPRVPAGPAAARSSVAMEDVTPGSSSSSSSSRNSWEQQATPGVRTYTCDHCGKVCSTKAAIARHVLSHAGKTRLRGRSGPTEHTATHTGGRNHKCDHCGKTFARKSHLASHILTHTGERKFQCLECGKRFTQKGHLDTHILTHTGERKFQCLECGKRFIHKGNLNKHILTHTGERKFQCLECGKRFTQKGHLDTHILTHTGERKFQCLECGKRFTRKDSLDTHILTHTGERKFQCLECGKRFTQKGDLNRHILTHTGERKFQCLECGKRFTQKGSLDTHILTHTGERKFQCLECGKRFTQKGSLDTHILTHTGERKFQCLECGKRFTCKHSLDLHILTHTGERRFQCLECGKRFIHKGNLNKHILTHTGERKFQCLECGKRFTQKGHLDTHILTHTGERKFQCLECGKRFTQKGSLDTHILTHTGERKFQCLECGKRFTQKGSLDTHILTHTGERKFQCLECGKRFTWKRSLDRHILTHTGSSRVPRRYKQPR, from the exons atgctgttcgtttctctttttttttttttttttttcccttctacaggagttgccgatccaaagccctggctcaggagtgagcctgtgccacctgtaccatcaagatcaaggtCAAGAGGCTCCGTCCGCGTGGTGCTGTGGTCAGTGGTCAGGTCACGCCGAGTGTGCGGCAGATTGCGCCTGTGTTTGAGCTGGCCTGGGTCACCTGTGGCCACCTGGCGGACTGGCGGCGCCTCCCTGGCCTCACCTGAGGGCGTGCAG CAGTGGCGAGACGGCAAGACCCCACCAGCAAGTCCATTCTGCCCCAGAGCCCCTCGGGTCAGTGGCCGGCAAGTCCTCCCGTCCATTCTGCCCCAGAGCCCCTCGG GTGCCAGGTCTGCGTCCAGCGAAGGGACTCCCTCCGTGCATCCTCGGCGCAGCCCCAGGGTTCCTGCAGGACCGGCCGCGGCCAGGAGCAGTGTTGCAATGGAGGATGTGAcgccaggcagcagcagcagcagcagcagcagcaggaacagctgGGAGCAGCAGGCGACCCCAGGCGTGAGGACCTACACTTGTGACCACTGCGGCAAAGTGTGCTCCACCAAGGCTGCCATTGCCAGACACGTCCTCTCCCATGCCGGCAAGACAAGGctgagaggcaggagtggccCCACTGAACACACTGCCACCCACACTGGCGGCAGGAACCACAAGTGTGACCACTGCGGGAAGACATTTGCCCGGAAGAGTCATCTTGcatcacacatcctcacccacactggggagagaaagttccagtgtctggagtgtgggaaaagattcaCCCAGAAAGGccatcttgacacacacatcctcacccacactggggagagaaagttccagtgcctggagtgtgggaaaagatttattcATAAAGGTAATCTTAacaaacacatcctcacccacactggggagagaaagttccagtgcctggagtgtgggaaaagattcaCCCAGAAAGGccatcttgacacacacatcctcacccacactggggagagaaagttccagtgcctggagtgtgggaaaagatttaccaggAAGGattcccttgacacacacatcctcacccacactggggagagaaagttccagtgcctggagtgtgggaaaagatttacccagaaaGGTGATCttaacagacacatcctcacccacactggggagagaaagttccagtgcctggagtgtgggaaaagatttacccagaagggttcccttgacacacacatcctcacccacactggggagagaaagttccagtgcctggagtgtgggaaaagatttacccagaagggttcccttgacacacacatcctcacccacactggggagagaaagttccagtgcctggagtgtgggaaaagatttacctgCAAGCATTCTCTTGACttacacatcctcacccacactggggagagaaggttccagtgcctggagtgtgggaaaagatttattcATAAAGGTAATCTTAacaaacacatcctcacccacactggggagagaaagttccagtgcctggagtgtgggaaaagatttacccagaaaggccatcttgacacacacatcctcacccacactggggagagaaagttccagtgcctggagtgtgggaaaagatttacccagaagggttcccttgacacacacatcctcacccacactggggagagaaagttccagtgcctggagtgtgggaaaagatttacccagaagggttcccttgacacacacatcctcacccacactggggagagaaagttccagtgcctggagtgtgggaaaagatttacctgGAAGCGTTCtcttgacagacacatcctcacccacactgggtcCTCCCGAGTGCCCAGGAGGTACAAACAGCCGCGGTGA
- the LOC135096348 gene encoding gastrula zinc finger protein XlCGF57.1-like isoform X2 has protein sequence MEDVTPGSSSSSSSSRNSWEQQATPGVRTYTCDHCGKVCSTKAAIARHVLSHAGKTRLRGRSGPTEHTATHTGGRNHKCDHCGKTFARKSHLASHILTHTGERKFQCLECGKRFTQKGHLDTHILTHTGERKFQCLECGKRFIHKGNLNKHILTHTGERKFQCLECGKRFTQKGHLDTHILTHTGERKFQCLECGKRFTRKDSLDTHILTHTGERKFQCLECGKRFTQKGDLNRHILTHTGERKFQCLECGKRFTQKGSLDTHILTHTGERKFQCLECGKRFTQKGSLDTHILTHTGERKFQCLECGKRFTCKHSLDLHILTHTGERRFQCLECGKRFIHKGNLNKHILTHTGERKFQCLECGKRFTQKGHLDTHILTHTGERKFQCLECGKRFTQKGSLDTHILTHTGERKFQCLECGKRFTQKGSLDTHILTHTGERKFQCLECGKRFTWKRSLDRHILTHTGSSRVPRRYKQPR, from the coding sequence ATGGAGGATGTGAcgccaggcagcagcagcagcagcagcagcagcaggaacagctgGGAGCAGCAGGCGACCCCAGGCGTGAGGACCTACACTTGTGACCACTGCGGCAAAGTGTGCTCCACCAAGGCTGCCATTGCCAGACACGTCCTCTCCCATGCCGGCAAGACAAGGctgagaggcaggagtggccCCACTGAACACACTGCCACCCACACTGGCGGCAGGAACCACAAGTGTGACCACTGCGGGAAGACATTTGCCCGGAAGAGTCATCTTGcatcacacatcctcacccacactggggagagaaagttccagtgtctggagtgtgggaaaagattcaCCCAGAAAGGccatcttgacacacacatcctcacccacactggggagagaaagttccagtgcctggagtgtgggaaaagatttattcATAAAGGTAATCTTAacaaacacatcctcacccacactggggagagaaagttccagtgcctggagtgtgggaaaagattcaCCCAGAAAGGccatcttgacacacacatcctcacccacactggggagagaaagttccagtgcctggagtgtgggaaaagatttaccaggAAGGattcccttgacacacacatcctcacccacactggggagagaaagttccagtgcctggagtgtgggaaaagatttacccagaaaGGTGATCttaacagacacatcctcacccacactggggagagaaagttccagtgcctggagtgtgggaaaagatttacccagaagggttcccttgacacacacatcctcacccacactggggagagaaagttccagtgcctggagtgtgggaaaagatttacccagaagggttcccttgacacacacatcctcacccacactggggagagaaagttccagtgcctggagtgtgggaaaagatttacctgCAAGCATTCTCTTGACttacacatcctcacccacactggggagagaaggttccagtgcctggagtgtgggaaaagatttattcATAAAGGTAATCTTAacaaacacatcctcacccacactggggagagaaagttccagtgcctggagtgtgggaaaagatttacccagaaaggccatcttgacacacacatcctcacccacactggggagagaaagttccagtgcctggagtgtgggaaaagatttacccagaagggttcccttgacacacacatcctcacccacactggggagagaaagttccagtgcctggagtgtgggaaaagatttacccagaagggttcccttgacacacacatcctcacccacactggggagagaaagttccagtgcctggagtgtgggaaaagatttacctgGAAGCGTTCtcttgacagacacatcctcacccacactgggtcCTCCCGAGTGCCCAGGAGGTACAAACAGCCGCGGTGA